In the genome of Diabrotica undecimpunctata isolate CICGRU chromosome 2, icDiaUnde3, whole genome shotgun sequence, the window GGTTTCCCCATACTGGACAAGGATTTAGGAGGAATATAACAAGTTTTTATGAGGTTGCCTATTTTCCAAATGTTTCTGGGTGTATTGATTGCACCCACATCAAGATATCTAATCCAGGTGGTAATAATGGGGAAGTATTTCGTAATAGAAAAGGCTTTTTTTCATTAAATGTGCAGGTATAGATTGATCTTTCTTATCCAGGCCctcattatataaataaattgcaGGTTGTTTCAGGTCCTAGAAGAGAGATTATGGATATTGTTGTTCGACATCCCGGATCAAGTCATGACAGCTTGATATTTGATCGAAGTGCATTACGAGTTAGAATGGAAAGAGGTGAAATTCCAGGATTATTAATAGGTGACAGTGGATATGCATGCAGACACTATCTACTTACTCCAGTATTACAGCcaggtatttattgataattggcTAAAAAATAGGTTATTTGATGGATATCTCTTTTTAGGTAATGATCAAGAAAATAGGTATAATAGTGCACATATAAGAACAAGAAATGTTGTTGAAAGGCTATTTGGAACCTGGAAAAGACGGTTTCCTTGTCTTCAACGAGGTCTACAAACTAAATTAAATACATCTCTTGCAATAATATGTGCTACAGCAGTACTTTATAATATAGGTttacaagaaaataataatgatgatgatgattttgtagaaaatattgatgtgccagtaaatagaaatgttaatgatGTGGAACGAGGTTTAAATTTTAGGAGACATTTTATTCACCAATATTTTGCATAAGAATTAAAATACATTATTGAATACTTATCTTATTATAGGTAGATATATGTTAGCATCATCATTAGCTTGATAACACTTTTTATTCATgatttgttcttttaatttttaaaatttcaatatttaattgTATTCCTTATATCTAACCTTTGTTCAATTGGCATTTGTTTGTTTAGTTTGAGAATACATTATTGAATACTTGCATTATGTTAGCTGTAGTATGTTTTATCTTATTTCTCAAAATATCAGCATCATTATAATTAGCTTGATTACACTTCTTGTTCATGATTTGttcttccaattttttatttttaaaatttcaatagtTTATTTTATTGCTTCCTTATACACAAGCTTTTTTCAATTGGCATTTGTTTGTTTAGTTTGATAATACATTATTGAATACTTGTATTATGTTAGATGTAGTATGTTTTATCTTATTTCTCAAAATGTCAGAATGAttatcatttaaaatttcaatattttattttatttctttcttatatCTAATCTTTGTTCAGTTCAATTCAAAGTTGTTTATTTAAAGAATACATTATTGAATActtatattatgttaaatatagtatgtttttgtcttatttataaaaatgtatttttttatgttttaatttaaaataaatgagggtTTTTCACTCACTATGCTCAGACAACTTAAGCAAGTATGTCTTTACTGAGTACAAGGAGTTTCGGGCTTAGCCCcgtatttatagtcggtactcaagcCCGTGCTTGAGCATGTGCTCCGCCAAGTCGAACTTACGTCAAAGTCATGCTCAagtatttgttgtgttctataaacGATACTTCGGGTATTCTCGTACAAGGTTGATCTCAAGCACGAAAAATTAGTACAGTAAAAGTAAGTTTCGAATAAATATCGAATAAAAAGAAGATTCTGTCAATTTTATCATAATTGTGACTAAACTTTTAGCGCCAAATTTAGTTTATGCTTTAGCCCGCGCAAAGTTGGTTTATAGTATAGTATACTTACTGAAATTTTGTGTTTGGTATTAATATTTTGCGTTTGAAATTAATATTGGATTAACTATTTTAaggtatgtaatatattataaaaaatatttattctagagaatTAATTTCCATTTTGTTACTGTGTCTGAGGCATAATTTTAGATGTTCAATATATGCTTACATGTGTATTTGTTTTTGGATATATTTATATGTGTGTAATGCGTTACAATCATTATAATTATATTGTCTGTATAAGCCGTACGCTAAATAAATTGGTTATCTAAATTTTAGATGAGTGGAAATGGCATGAAATATGCACCTTACTCAACAAAGGAAAAAGTTCTCCTAATCCAGCTGGTAACTGAAAACGGTGTGGTAGAGAATAAAAGGACAGACGGTGCTTCGACAATGGAGAAAAAGATGGCTTGGGAGTTAATAACAAGAAATTATAACTGCCAGCCTGAGGTCAACAACATCAGGACCAGCGACCAGCTTCGAAAATTGTGGAACAACCTAAAACAAAGGTAGAATACTTTTATTAGTTTAAGCAAATGCTTAAGTATTgaccaataatttttttatcatagGAAACGCAAAGAAACAACAGCACTGCGTCACAGCATGTTAGCTACAGGTGGTGGTCCCCCGATGAAGCCAGAGTGTGATGCAGTGCTGGAGTTAGTTGAAGAGGCTGGTCCCAATATAGACGTCAGCATCGACTGTTCTTTTGATAGCACAGCAGTCTTTGAAAAAGGTAAATGTACTAAATTTGTAACTGTGCTTTACTCATAGTATAATTGTAGGCCAAAAACAGTTCAACCAGCTAGGAAGCTCAATAGCAGGACCATCAGTAGCCTCTGACCCCCCTCACTTCTTTCCCACTACAGAGTTCAAAGAAATGGACTTGTTATGTAAGTATGATGTAATAATTTTGAGCAGTCTTCCTGTACACTTAATAATAGTTTCAGGTAATACTTGTAGTGTGACACCTGCTGTTCATACAGAagaggatgatgatgatgtgcTTCAAAGTGGTAAGTGTTTTAAATGTAGTTAAAGCCATATGTACTTAACAATAATATCAATTTTAGCAAACACTCCTACTTCTAGTAGGGCACTGGGTGCTATACCACAAATATTGTCTGAAAATAAACAACGGTCCAAGAAAATGAGGGATACCATCAGACAGCAAGACGAGATTCACAGGAT includes:
- the LOC140433377 gene encoding uncharacterized protein isoform X2, which codes for MSGNGMKYAPYSTKEKVLLIQLVTENGVVENKRTDGASTMEKKMAWELITRNYNCQPEVNNIRTSDQLRKLWNNLKQRKRKETTALRHSMLATGGGPPMKPECDAVLELVEEAGPNIDVSIDCSFDSTAVFEKGQKQFNQLGSSIAGPSVASDPPHFFPTTEFKEMDLLFSGNTCSVTPAVHTEEDDDDVLQSANTPTSSRALGAIPQILSENKQRSKKMRDTIRQQDEIHRMKMKILEEDMLRAKALREAAEKERQRATDEAELASLKLIDYKKGR
- the LOC140433377 gene encoding uncharacterized protein isoform X1, which produces MSGNGMKYAPYSTKEKVLLIQLVTENGVVENKRTDGASTMEKKMAWELITRNYNCQPEVNNIRTSDQLRKLWNNLKQRKRKETTALRHSMLATGGGPPMKPECDAVLELVEEAGPNIDVSIDCSFDSTAVFEKGQKQFNQLGSSIAGPSVASDPPHFFPTTEFKEMDLLCKYDVIILSSLPVHLIIVSGNTCSVTPAVHTEEDDDDVLQSANTPTSSRALGAIPQILSENKQRSKKMRDTIRQQDEIHRMKMKILEEDMLRAKALREAAEKERQRATDEAELASLKLIDYKKGR